Proteins from a genomic interval of Zingiber officinale cultivar Zhangliang chromosome 1B, Zo_v1.1, whole genome shotgun sequence:
- the LOC121986021 gene encoding flavanone 3-dioxygenase 2-like, whose amino-acid sequence MADMLLSTGVHDTIPSNYVRPENERPHLDHVIADANIPVVDFGASDKSQIISQIEKACRLYGFFQVVNHGIDAQLIKKVLAITLEFFRLPPEEKAKLYSDDPAKKIRLSTSFNVRKETVHNWRDYLRLHCYPLEEFVPDWPSNPSSFKDVFGSYCKQVRQLGLRILGIISLSLGLEEEYLVRVLGEQEQHMAMNYYPKCPEPELTYGLPAHTDPNALTILLQDPHVSGLQVHKDGKWIAVDPKPNAFVINIGDQLQALSNGRYKSVWHRAVVNSNKERMSVASFLCPCNSVLISPPEKLIADGSPAVYRSYTYDEYYKKFWSRNLDQEHCLELFKRDRETCPDAPTFPCPDTPA is encoded by the exons ATGGCAGATATGCTTCTTTCGACCGGGGTCCACGACACCATCCCCAGCAACTACGTGAGGCCGGAGAACGAACGACCCCACCTCGACCACGTCATCGCCGACGCAAACATCCCCGTCGTCGATTTCGGCGCCTCCGACAAGTCCCAAATCATCTCCCAAATCGAGAAGGCTTGTCGACTATACGGCTTCTTTCAG GTCGTCAATCATGGAATCGACGCCCAATTGATCAAGAAGGTGCTGGCCATCACCCTGGAGTTCTTTCGCCTCCCGCCGGAGGAGAAAGCGAAGCTCTACTCCGACGATCCCGCCAAGAAAATTCGCCTGTCCACGAGCTTTAATGTGAGGAAAGAGACGGTCCACAACTGGAGAGACTACCTCCGCCTTCATTGCTACCCGCTCGAGGAATTCGTCCCCGACTGGCCTTCCAATCCATCCTCTTTTAA GGATGTGTTCGGCAGTTACTGTAAGCAAGTTCGCCAGCTTGGATTACGAATTCTCGGAATCATATCGTTGAGCTTAGGATTGGAGGAGGAGTACCTGGTGAGAGTGCTGGGGGAGCAAGAGCAACATATGGCCATGAATTACTATCCGAAGTGCCCGGAGCCGGAGCTTACTTACGGCCTGCCAGCGCATACCGACCCCAACGCCCTCACCATTCTTCTGCAGGATCCCCATGTGTCCGGCTTACAGGTTCACAAAGACGGCAAATGGATCGCGGTGGATCCCAAACCCAACGCATTCGTCATCAACATCGGGGACCAGCTACAG GCATTGAGTAATGGGAGGTACAAGAGTGTGTGGCATCGAGCTGTGGTCAACTCAAACAAGGAAAGGATGTCAGTGGCGTCCTTCCTCTGCCCCTGCAACAGCGTGCTCATCAGCCCTCCCGAGAAGCTCATCGCCGACGGCAGCCCAGCCGTCTACCGTAGTTACACCTACGACGAGTACTACAAGAAGTTCTGGAGCAGGAACCTGGACCAAGAGCACTGCCTCGAACTCTTCAAAAGGGACAGGGAAACCTGCCCCGACGCTCCCACATTTCCCTGCCCCGATACTCCCGCATAG